In Kitasatospora gansuensis, a genomic segment contains:
- a CDS encoding type III PLP-dependent enzyme: MPLHDLISGLTPDQFPVYVYDLAALREHAAAVRAALPERVELYYAAKANPEPAILAALGSAVDGYEVSSGGELAHVRAAVPDHPLAFGGPGKTPAEIESALRLGVRRWHVESEHELRLLAALASAADGPVDVLLRANLPVADGSLDSVKLAMGGRPTSFGLDPALVSRCVRLLAEPGFERLRLVGVHAHLASGLAAEAQLAVAEQVVEWSLAMAERHGITLEEVNVGGGMAVDYADPAARFDWTAFGTGLAKLLDRHPGLTLRIEPGRALTSYCGYYATEVLDVKQSHGEDFAIVRGGTHHLRTPATRGHDQPFTVLPVADWPHPWERPAVTTGRVTVAGQLCTPKDVLAAGIPVAELRAGDRVVFAMAGAYAWNISHHEFLMHPRPGFHFLG, translated from the coding sequence ATGCCCCTTCACGATCTGATCTCCGGACTGACGCCCGATCAGTTCCCGGTCTACGTCTACGACCTGGCCGCGCTGCGCGAGCACGCCGCCGCCGTCCGGGCCGCGCTGCCCGAGCGGGTCGAGCTGTACTACGCCGCCAAGGCCAACCCCGAGCCGGCGATCCTGGCCGCGCTCGGCTCCGCCGTGGACGGCTACGAGGTCTCCTCCGGTGGCGAGTTGGCCCATGTCCGGGCGGCCGTGCCGGATCACCCGCTGGCCTTCGGCGGCCCGGGCAAGACTCCGGCCGAGATCGAGTCCGCGCTGCGGCTCGGGGTGCGGCGCTGGCACGTGGAGAGCGAGCACGAGCTGCGACTGCTGGCCGCGCTCGCCTCCGCTGCCGACGGCCCGGTGGACGTGCTGCTGCGGGCCAACCTGCCGGTGGCCGACGGCTCGCTCGACTCGGTGAAGCTCGCGATGGGCGGCCGGCCGACCTCGTTCGGCCTCGACCCGGCGCTGGTCTCGCGCTGCGTGCGGCTGCTGGCGGAGCCCGGCTTCGAGCGGCTGCGGCTGGTCGGTGTGCACGCGCACCTGGCCAGCGGCCTGGCGGCCGAGGCTCAACTCGCGGTCGCCGAGCAGGTGGTGGAGTGGTCGCTCGCGATGGCCGAGCGGCACGGGATCACCCTCGAGGAGGTCAACGTCGGCGGCGGGATGGCCGTGGACTACGCCGACCCGGCGGCCCGCTTCGACTGGACGGCCTTCGGCACCGGCCTGGCGAAGCTGCTGGACCGGCACCCCGGGCTGACCCTGCGGATCGAGCCCGGCCGGGCGCTCACCTCGTACTGCGGCTACTACGCGACCGAGGTGCTGGACGTGAAGCAGAGTCACGGCGAGGACTTCGCGATCGTCCGCGGCGGCACCCACCACCTGCGCACCCCCGCCACCCGGGGCCACGACCAGCCGTTCACCGTGCTCCCGGTGGCCGACTGGCCGCACCCCTGGGAGCGGCCCGCCGTGACCACCGGACGGGTGACCGTGGCCGGGCAGCTCTGCACGCCCAAGGACGTGCTGGCGGCGGGCATCCCGGTGGCGGAGCTGCGGGCCGGTGACCGGGTGGTGTTCGCGATGGCCGGGGCGTACGCCTGGAACATCTCGCACCACGAGTTCCTGATGCACCCTCGGCCGGGCTTCCACTTCCTCGGCTAG
- a CDS encoding inositol monophosphatase family protein, whose translation MEKVAEILAETSAEVVEPRFRALAAGEVIEKAPGEIVTVADREAEVIIARRLRELLPVPVVGEEAVAADPALAEALRSEPAVWLVDPVDGTSNFVAGRPDFAVMASLVRAGQTVAAWIWQPVNGVAYAAELGAGAWRDGHRLTRPAVTDAPEKWRGSVKSRFLDPAEHHRMQTAIRVFGKTGDGLRSAGMEYPQIADGDSEFILYWRTLPWDHSPGSLLVTEAGGVAARLDGSGYRPEPPGGPDGLLIAADPAVWEQVRSVLFG comes from the coding sequence ATGGAGAAGGTGGCCGAGATCCTCGCCGAGACGTCGGCCGAGGTGGTCGAGCCGCGCTTCCGGGCACTGGCCGCCGGCGAGGTGATCGAGAAGGCCCCCGGGGAGATCGTCACGGTCGCCGACCGGGAGGCCGAGGTGATCATCGCCCGCCGGCTCCGCGAGCTGCTGCCCGTCCCGGTGGTCGGCGAGGAGGCGGTGGCCGCCGACCCGGCGCTGGCCGAGGCGCTCCGGTCGGAGCCGGCCGTCTGGCTGGTGGACCCGGTGGACGGCACCTCCAACTTCGTCGCGGGCCGCCCCGACTTCGCCGTGATGGCCTCGCTGGTCCGGGCCGGACAGACCGTCGCCGCCTGGATCTGGCAGCCCGTCAACGGCGTGGCGTACGCCGCCGAGCTGGGCGCCGGCGCCTGGCGGGACGGGCACCGGCTGACCCGGCCCGCCGTCACCGACGCGCCCGAGAAGTGGCGCGGCTCGGTGAAGAGCCGCTTCCTCGACCCGGCCGAGCACCACCGGATGCAGACCGCCATCCGGGTCTTCGGGAAGACCGGCGACGGCCTGCGCTCGGCGGGCATGGAGTACCCGCAGATCGCCGACGGCGACAGCGAGTTCATCCTCTACTGGCGCACCCTGCCCTGGGACCACTCCCCCGGCTCGCTGCTGGTCACCGAGGCGGGCGGGGTCGCCGCCCGCCTGGACGGCAGCGGCTACCGGCCGGAGCCGCCCGGCGGTCCGGACGGCCTGCTGATTGCCGCCGACCCGGCGGTCTGGGAGCAGGTCAGATCGGTGCTGTTCGGCTGA
- a CDS encoding cytochrome P450 encodes MTTSAQREFTFPLSRRGDVLPEEATLLREQQPVAKVTTLTGDPAWLVSSYQLAKQVLEDERFSLKDTANPGVPRQYALTIPPEVVNNMGNINSAGLRDAVMKTLSPRADKELGGWLEAEAHRLIDELERQGQPAELRDGFTEPYSAALHCRLLGIPADDWRQLMAGIDVAFLTSPVPFEGSTPNWYKDLGYMLGKLNADPAPTEGLLGRFTRLRAERADLEDDELLATVALSLFGAGAVSTSSFLLHAIIALAQRPELAERLRKEPELIGRAVDELLRYNLSIGDALPRIALADVQVGEVLVRQGELVLVLIEGANYDPAVFPDPERIDFDRAENPHLAFGAGRHFCPASALGRTHAEIALQVLVERLPGLRLAIPAEQLAWRPGFIKRLPERLPVVW; translated from the coding sequence ATGACCACGAGTGCACAGCGCGAATTCACCTTCCCCCTGTCCCGGCGCGGCGACGTGCTGCCCGAGGAGGCCACCCTGCTGCGCGAACAGCAGCCGGTCGCCAAGGTGACCACCCTGACCGGTGACCCGGCCTGGCTGGTGAGCAGCTACCAGCTGGCCAAGCAGGTGCTGGAGGACGAGCGGTTCAGTCTCAAGGACACCGCCAACCCGGGCGTGCCGCGGCAGTACGCGCTGACCATCCCGCCCGAGGTGGTCAACAACATGGGCAACATCAACAGCGCCGGGCTGCGGGACGCCGTGATGAAGACCCTCTCCCCGCGCGCCGACAAGGAGTTGGGCGGCTGGCTGGAGGCCGAGGCGCACCGGCTGATCGACGAGCTGGAGCGGCAGGGGCAGCCCGCCGAACTGCGGGACGGCTTCACCGAGCCGTACTCGGCCGCGCTGCACTGCCGGCTGCTGGGCATCCCGGCCGACGACTGGCGGCAGTTGATGGCGGGCATCGACGTGGCCTTCCTGACCAGCCCGGTCCCGTTCGAGGGGTCGACTCCCAACTGGTACAAGGACCTCGGCTACATGCTGGGCAAGCTGAACGCCGACCCGGCCCCCACCGAGGGCCTGCTCGGCCGGTTCACCAGGCTGCGCGCCGAGCGGGCGGACCTGGAGGACGACGAGCTGCTGGCCACCGTCGCCCTCTCGCTGTTCGGCGCCGGGGCGGTCTCCACCTCCTCCTTCCTGCTGCACGCGATCATCGCGCTGGCGCAGCGGCCCGAGCTGGCCGAGCGGCTGCGCAAGGAGCCCGAGCTGATCGGCCGGGCGGTGGACGAGCTGCTCCGCTACAACCTGTCGATCGGGGACGCGCTGCCCCGGATCGCGCTGGCCGACGTCCAGGTCGGCGAGGTGCTGGTCCGTCAGGGTGAGCTGGTGCTGGTGCTGATCGAGGGCGCCAACTACGACCCGGCGGTCTTCCCGGACCCGGAGCGGATCGACTTCGACCGGGCGGAGAACCCGCACCTGGCCTTCGGCGCGGGGCGGCACTTCTGCCCGGCCTCCGCGCTCGGCCGGACGCACGCCGAGATCGCGCTGCAGGTGCTGGTGGAGCGGCTGCCGGGGCTGCGGCTGGCCATCCCGGCCGAGCAGCTGGCCTGGCGGCCCGGCTTCATCAAGCGCCTGCCGGAGCGGCTGCCGGTGGTCTGGTGA
- a CDS encoding tRNA-dependent cyclodipeptide synthase — MTETLLSTTFSTFQALPFSDRCHRVWQRGDHLLIGVSPGNSYFSHLRIAQLVRWGRQFFDSVDVVHADLHVDTQFAAFGYPADQARRRAAKETKTTRRRIERGVELAGRSRVGVHALSEFADTPAYRRLAGEVAGALAEDEDFRLATEGMAAGFLAARLPEGQAPSADQLAAGVAYIAAELPFFLDTPSLLDVPSSVSCYHVELPLTPVLFGRDRGLRAAPGQGYAVVRPRAVPQLPQVATAA, encoded by the coding sequence ATGACCGAAACACTCCTGAGCACCACTTTCAGTACCTTCCAGGCACTGCCGTTCTCCGACCGCTGCCACCGGGTCTGGCAGCGCGGCGACCATCTGCTGATCGGGGTCAGTCCGGGCAACAGCTACTTCAGCCATCTCCGGATCGCCCAACTCGTGCGCTGGGGGCGCCAGTTCTTCGACTCGGTGGACGTCGTCCACGCCGACCTGCACGTGGACACCCAGTTCGCCGCGTTCGGCTACCCGGCCGACCAGGCCCGGCGCCGGGCGGCCAAGGAGACCAAGACCACCCGGCGGCGGATCGAGCGCGGGGTCGAACTGGCCGGCCGGTCCCGGGTCGGGGTGCACGCGCTGTCCGAGTTCGCGGACACCCCGGCGTACCGGCGGCTGGCCGGTGAAGTGGCCGGCGCGCTGGCCGAGGACGAGGACTTCCGGCTGGCCACCGAGGGGATGGCGGCCGGCTTCCTGGCCGCCAGGCTGCCGGAGGGCCAGGCCCCCTCGGCGGACCAACTCGCCGCCGGGGTGGCCTACATAGCCGCCGAGCTGCCGTTCTTCCTGGACACCCCGAGCCTGCTGGACGTGCCGTCCTCGGTCTCCTGCTACCACGTCGAACTGCCGCTCACCCCGGTCCTGTTCGGCCGCGACCGGGGCCTGCGGGCGGCGCCGGGGCAGGGCTACGCGGTGGTCCGGCCGCGGGCCGTACCGCAGCTGCCCCAGGTCGCCACCGCCGCCTGA
- a CDS encoding peptidylprolyl isomerase, whose product MANRTVVIETSKGTITAELYEDKAPITAGNFADLVERGFYDGLKFHRYEPGFVIQGGDPLGNGTGGFIDPATGRERTIKLEVTPELKHGEAGALSMARSQNPNSASSQFYITLGPAAFLDMNYAVFGRVTDGLDVVQQLRAGDQVTSAKFQD is encoded by the coding sequence GTGGCAAACCGAACCGTGGTGATCGAGACCAGCAAGGGCACGATCACGGCCGAGCTGTACGAGGACAAGGCTCCGATCACGGCGGGGAACTTCGCCGACCTGGTCGAGCGGGGCTTCTACGACGGGCTGAAGTTCCACCGCTACGAGCCGGGTTTCGTGATCCAGGGCGGTGACCCGCTGGGCAACGGCACCGGCGGATTCATCGACCCGGCGACCGGCCGGGAGCGGACCATCAAGCTGGAGGTCACGCCGGAACTCAAGCACGGCGAGGCGGGCGCGCTCTCGATGGCCCGCAGTCAGAATCCGAACAGCGCCTCCAGCCAGTTCTACATCACGCTCGGCCCGGCGGCCTTCCTCGACATGAACTACGCCGTCTTCGGCCGGGTCACCGACGGCCTGGACGTGGTGCAGCAGCTCAGGGCCGGCGACCAGGTGACCAGCGCCAAGTTCCAGGACTGA
- a CDS encoding pyridoxal-dependent decarboxylase yields MSAETAGLARPAALRPLLDLVLTALEAGAQHRGGPLPPGGPELIAGQTRLALSIQHDQDALLRLTEFLAFGTADPADPACAAHLHCPPLALAVAADLAVSALNPSLDSWDQAPAATGMETALIAELAELVGFDPAAAAGVLTTGGTESNLMGLLLARDQVLGGEVALDGLPPGVRPVILASEAAHFSVQRAAALLGLGERAVRTVRVDRELRMDPAALAGELRAAVRAGQRPIAVVATAGTTDTGAVDPLHPAAELAAEHGAWLHVDAAYGGGALLSDRLAPLLDGIARADSVSLDWHKFGWQPAAAGVFLARRAESYGSLARRAAYLNPADDEQAGYPSLLGRSLRTTRRADAFKLLVTLRTLGRKGLGALVDACHDLALTTAGAVVAAGELELHCAPVLSTVVFRYRPAGAGPAELDRLNAELRRELLRAGRAVVGRTELPGTGPGRVRLKLTLLNPYATPADTGALLAAVRAAGQRVRGPGGEQG; encoded by the coding sequence GTGAGCGCCGAGACGGCAGGGCTGGCCCGCCCCGCGGCGCTGCGGCCGCTGCTCGACCTGGTGCTCACCGCCCTGGAGGCCGGCGCCCAGCACCGGGGCGGCCCGCTGCCGCCCGGCGGCCCCGAGCTGATCGCTGGTCAGACCCGGCTGGCGCTCTCGATCCAGCACGACCAGGACGCCCTGCTCCGGCTCACCGAGTTCCTCGCCTTCGGCACCGCCGACCCCGCCGACCCGGCCTGCGCGGCCCACCTGCACTGCCCGCCGCTCGCCCTCGCGGTCGCCGCCGACCTCGCGGTCAGCGCCCTCAACCCCTCGCTCGACTCCTGGGACCAGGCCCCGGCGGCCACCGGCATGGAGACCGCCCTGATCGCCGAGCTGGCCGAGCTGGTCGGCTTCGACCCGGCGGCGGCCGCCGGGGTGCTGACCACCGGCGGCACCGAGTCCAACCTGATGGGCCTGCTGCTGGCACGGGATCAGGTGCTGGGCGGCGAGGTCGCCCTGGACGGCCTGCCGCCCGGCGTCCGCCCGGTGATCCTGGCCTCCGAGGCGGCGCACTTCTCGGTCCAGCGCGCCGCCGCGCTGCTCGGCCTCGGCGAGCGGGCGGTCCGTACCGTCCGGGTCGACCGCGAGCTGCGGATGGACCCGGCCGCGCTGGCCGGGGAGCTGCGCGCCGCCGTCCGGGCCGGGCAGCGGCCGATCGCCGTGGTGGCCACCGCGGGCACCACCGACACCGGCGCCGTCGACCCGCTGCACCCGGCCGCCGAGCTGGCCGCCGAACACGGCGCCTGGCTGCACGTGGACGCCGCGTACGGCGGCGGGGCGCTGCTCAGCGACCGGCTGGCCCCGCTGCTGGACGGCATCGCCCGGGCCGACTCGGTCTCGCTGGACTGGCACAAGTTCGGCTGGCAGCCGGCCGCCGCCGGGGTCTTCCTGGCCCGCCGGGCCGAGTCGTACGGGTCGCTGGCCCGCCGGGCGGCGTACCTCAACCCGGCCGACGACGAGCAGGCCGGGTACCCGAGCCTGCTCGGCCGCTCACTGCGCACCACCCGCCGGGCCGACGCCTTCAAACTCCTGGTCACCCTGCGCACGCTCGGCCGCAAGGGCCTGGGCGCGCTGGTCGACGCCTGCCACGACCTGGCGCTGACCACCGCCGGCGCGGTGGTGGCCGCCGGGGAGCTGGAGCTGCACTGCGCGCCGGTGCTCAGCACGGTGGTGTTCCGCTACCGCCCGGCCGGGGCCGGACCGGCCGAGCTGGACCGGCTGAACGCCGAGCTGCGCCGTGAGCTGCTCCGCGCCGGCCGGGCGGTGGTCGGCCGGACCGAACTGCCGGGCACCGGCCCGGGCCGGGTCCGGCTCAAGCTCACCCTGCTCAACCCGTACGCCACCCCGGCGGACACCGGGGCGCTGTTGGCCGCGGTGCGGGCGGCCGGACAGCGCGTCAGGGGCCCGGGCGGAGAACAAGGGTGA
- a CDS encoding diaminobutyrate--2-oxoglutarate transaminase family protein — MALTAAPSAGDAILRRQRVRESAARTYARSFPIVPVRAHGMTVEGADGRRYLDCLSGAGTLALGHNHPTVLTAIRRTLDSGAPLHLLDLATAEKDDFTTALFDSLPPGFGDRSRVHFCGPAGTDAVEAALKLMQTATGRRGALAFTGAYHGMTAGALAVTGAVEVKSPLPSGGEVTRLPYPYAYRCPFGEGARGAELSATYVERLLDDPSGGVLPPAAMILEVVQGEGGVVPAPDGWLREMRRITTERGIPLIVDEVQTGVGRTGAMWAVEHSGIVPDAMVLSKAIGGSLPLAVVVYREEYDGWLPGAHTGTFRGNTLAMAAGAATLRYVAEHGLVERADLLGARLTGRLDALKGRLPVIGDVRGRGLMIGVELVDPSGEPDRCGAHPADPELARRVRAECLQRGLIVELGGRHDAVLRLLPPLTVTDEQVEAVLERLAEAIEAASR; from the coding sequence TTGGCCCTCACCGCCGCCCCCTCGGCCGGCGACGCGATCCTGCGCCGTCAGCGCGTCCGCGAGTCGGCTGCCCGCACCTACGCCCGCTCCTTCCCGATCGTGCCGGTCCGGGCGCACGGGATGACGGTGGAGGGCGCGGACGGCCGCCGCTATCTGGACTGTCTGTCCGGCGCCGGGACGCTGGCGCTCGGCCACAACCACCCGACGGTGCTGACCGCGATCCGCCGCACCCTGGACAGCGGCGCCCCGCTGCACCTGCTCGACCTGGCCACCGCCGAGAAGGACGACTTCACCACCGCGCTGTTCGACAGCCTGCCGCCCGGCTTCGGCGACCGCTCCCGGGTGCACTTCTGTGGACCGGCCGGCACCGACGCGGTGGAGGCGGCGCTCAAGCTGATGCAGACCGCCACCGGCCGCCGGGGCGCGCTCGCCTTCACCGGCGCGTACCACGGCATGACCGCCGGCGCGCTGGCCGTCACGGGCGCCGTCGAGGTCAAGTCGCCGCTGCCCAGCGGGGGAGAGGTGACCAGGCTGCCCTACCCGTACGCGTACCGCTGCCCGTTCGGCGAGGGCGCGCGCGGGGCGGAGCTGTCGGCGACGTACGTGGAGCGGCTGCTCGACGACCCGTCAGGGGGTGTGCTGCCGCCGGCCGCGATGATCCTGGAGGTGGTCCAGGGCGAGGGCGGCGTGGTGCCCGCGCCGGACGGCTGGCTGCGCGAGATGCGCCGGATCACCACCGAGCGCGGCATCCCGCTGATCGTGGACGAGGTGCAGACCGGCGTCGGCCGGACCGGCGCGATGTGGGCGGTCGAGCACAGCGGGATCGTGCCGGACGCCATGGTGCTGTCCAAGGCGATCGGCGGCAGCCTGCCGCTCGCGGTGGTGGTCTACCGGGAGGAGTACGACGGCTGGCTGCCCGGCGCGCACACCGGCACCTTCCGGGGCAACACGCTGGCGATGGCGGCGGGCGCGGCCACCCTGCGGTACGTCGCCGAGCACGGGCTGGTCGAGCGGGCCGACCTGCTCGGGGCCCGGCTGACGGGCCGTCTGGACGCGCTCAAGGGACGGCTCCCGGTGATCGGTGACGTCCGGGGCCGGGGCCTGATGATCGGCGTCGAGCTGGTCGACCCGAGCGGCGAACCCGACCGCTGCGGCGCGCACCCGGCCGACCCCGAACTGGCCCGCCGGGTCCGGGCCGAGTGCCTGCAGCGTGGCCTGATCGTCGAGCTCGGCGGCCGCCACGACGCCGTACTCCGGCTGCTGCCCCCGCTCACCGTCACCGACGAACAGGTCGAGGCGGTGCTGGAGCGGCTCGCCGAGGCGATCGAGGCCGCGTCCCGGTGA
- a CDS encoding class I SAM-dependent methyltransferase, translated as MSYEAELAATREFFATRAATWDSKYPDDSPRYAAAIAELGLAEGAFVLDAGCGTGRALPLLRAAVGPTGTVLGVDVTPEMVDRAAAHSDVAAVALADCAHLPLPDGTVDLVFAAGLVNHLPDPALGLRELARVSRPTGRLALFHPIGRAVLAARHGRELTPDDRRAEPNLRPLLAANGWRLVSYTDTDDRYLAVAEWSL; from the coding sequence ATGTCGTACGAAGCCGAACTGGCCGCCACCCGTGAGTTCTTCGCCACCCGCGCCGCCACCTGGGACTCCAAGTACCCGGACGACAGCCCTCGCTACGCCGCGGCGATCGCCGAACTCGGCCTGGCCGAAGGCGCGTTCGTGCTCGACGCGGGCTGCGGCACCGGGCGGGCGCTGCCGCTGCTGCGGGCCGCGGTCGGCCCGACCGGGACGGTGCTCGGGGTGGACGTGACGCCCGAGATGGTGGACCGGGCCGCCGCCCACTCCGACGTGGCCGCCGTCGCGCTCGCCGACTGCGCGCACCTCCCGCTGCCCGACGGGACCGTCGACCTGGTCTTCGCGGCCGGCCTGGTCAACCACCTCCCCGACCCCGCCCTCGGCCTGCGCGAACTCGCCCGGGTCAGCCGCCCGACCGGCCGGCTCGCCCTTTTCCACCCGATCGGCCGCGCGGTGCTGGCCGCCCGCCACGGCCGCGAACTCACCCCCGACGACCGCCGCGCCGAGCCCAACCTCCGCCCCCTGCTGGCCGCCAACGGCTGGCGGCTGGTGAGCTACACGGACACCGACGACCGCTACCTCGCGGTGGCAGAGTGGTCACTTTGA
- a CDS encoding DNA-binding protein, which translates to MLDCQGLALAVASDPLVMARLEHAQTHGARIVVSTLTLIEAMNPQHSQPRWDFVISRLNVEEVTHQHTQHAMALLKTAGLHGHRYAIDAVVAATAMAQPGPVRLLTSDVDDMAKLCDKRVLLVAV; encoded by the coding sequence GTGCTCGACTGCCAGGGTCTGGCCTTGGCGGTCGCCAGCGACCCGCTGGTCATGGCCCGGCTTGAGCACGCCCAGACACACGGCGCCCGCATCGTGGTCAGCACCCTCACCCTGATCGAGGCTATGAATCCCCAACACTCCCAGCCTCGATGGGACTTCGTGATCTCTCGGCTCAACGTCGAGGAGGTCACCCACCAACACACACAGCACGCCATGGCCCTTCTCAAGACAGCGGGGTTGCACGGTCATAGGTACGCGATCGACGCCGTCGTAGCTGCGACGGCCATGGCACAGCCGGGACCGGTCCGACTTCTCACCAGTGACGTCGACGACATGGCGAAGCTCTGCGACAAGCGGGTGCTGCTGGTCGCCGTCTGA
- a CDS encoding response regulator, translated as MISVLVVEDDPVAAAAHTLYVGRTPGFEAAGTAHSCAEALRLLDRARAAGRPVELILLDLHLPDGHGLQLCRTLRAAGHAADIIAVTSARELATVRQAVSAGVVQYLLKPFGAAALHDRLDRYARYRSTLGRTGDATGQDEVDQAFAALRTPDRTALPKGLSAATLDTLATVLRTAPDGLSATAAATATGVSRITARRYLEHLVTTGLADREPQYGQVGRPELNYRWRTGR; from the coding sequence ATGATCTCCGTCCTGGTGGTGGAGGACGACCCGGTGGCCGCCGCCGCCCACACCCTCTACGTCGGCCGCACCCCCGGCTTCGAGGCGGCCGGCACCGCGCACAGCTGCGCCGAGGCGCTCCGCCTGCTGGACCGCGCCCGCGCGGCCGGCCGGCCCGTCGAGCTGATCCTGCTCGACCTCCACCTCCCCGACGGCCACGGCCTCCAGCTCTGCCGCACCCTGCGCGCCGCCGGGCACGCCGCCGACATCATCGCCGTCACCTCGGCCCGCGAACTGGCCACCGTCCGGCAGGCCGTCTCGGCCGGGGTGGTCCAGTACCTGCTGAAGCCCTTCGGCGCCGCCGCCCTGCACGACCGGCTGGACCGCTACGCCCGCTACCGCTCCACCCTCGGCCGGACCGGCGACGCCACCGGCCAGGACGAGGTCGACCAGGCCTTCGCCGCCCTGCGCACCCCCGACCGCACCGCTCTCCCCAAGGGCCTCAGCGCCGCCACCCTCGACACCCTGGCCACCGTCCTGCGCACCGCTCCTGACGGCCTGTCCGCCACCGCGGCCGCCACCGCCACCGGCGTCTCCCGGATCACCGCCCGCCGCTACCTCGAACACCTCGTCACCACCGGCCTCGCCGACCGCGAACCCCAGTACGGCCAGGTCGGCCGCCCGGAGCTCAACTACCGCTGGCGCACCGGTCGGTAG
- a CDS encoding sensor histidine kinase, with translation MDAHPDPRPRRRARSLAGQLFVLQVVIVAAVVAGGAVLAYLFTTGRAEAAARRQVTAVARSVAAAPSVRDAALGPDPSAVLQPYAERVRQDTGVDFVTVMAPDGIRWAHRDPAQIGRPFLGHTEQALAGQVFTETYTGTLGPSVRVVAPVLDGSRVVGLVSAGITVQSISTQLRGPLIALGGVAFGALLLGGAATYLANARLRRHTHGMGAAELSHLYDYHQATLHSVREGLVLLDGAGRVVLCNDAARELLGLSGDLDGVPVRSLGLPPSLVRALGSAEPVRDELHLTAERVVVLNTSAVGPGLGTVVTLRDHTELQGLVGELDSVRGFAEALGAQAHEAANRLHTVVSLIELGRHREAVDFATAELELAQQLTDRVVAAVAEPVLAALLLGKTAQAAERGVELTLTEDSRIDDGVLPPGLTPRDLVTVLGNLVDNAVDAAIENAAARAPEVTVTARVDGTELLLRVADSGPGIEPDAAAEVFGRGWTTKAADGGRGLGLALVQQTARRNGGTVQVGRSDGAVPAAGAVLTVRLPLQREAAR, from the coding sequence ATGGACGCGCACCCCGACCCCAGGCCGCGCCGCCGCGCCCGCAGCCTGGCGGGCCAGCTCTTCGTACTCCAGGTGGTCATCGTGGCCGCCGTGGTGGCCGGCGGCGCGGTGCTCGCCTACCTGTTCACCACCGGCCGGGCCGAGGCCGCCGCCCGCCGCCAGGTCACCGCGGTGGCCCGCTCGGTGGCCGCCGCGCCCAGCGTCCGGGACGCCGCGCTCGGCCCCGACCCGTCCGCCGTGCTCCAGCCGTACGCCGAGCGGGTCCGCCAGGACACCGGGGTCGACTTCGTCACCGTGATGGCCCCCGACGGCATCCGCTGGGCCCACCGCGACCCGGCCCAGATCGGCCGCCCGTTCCTCGGCCACACCGAACAGGCACTGGCCGGCCAAGTGTTCACCGAGACGTACACCGGCACGCTCGGCCCCTCGGTCCGGGTGGTGGCCCCGGTGCTGGACGGCAGCCGGGTGGTCGGCCTGGTCAGCGCGGGCATCACGGTGCAGTCCATCAGCACCCAGCTACGCGGTCCGCTGATCGCGCTCGGCGGGGTCGCGTTCGGCGCGCTGCTGCTCGGCGGGGCGGCCACCTACCTGGCCAACGCCCGGCTGCGACGGCACACCCACGGCATGGGCGCCGCCGAGCTGAGCCACCTGTACGACTACCACCAGGCCACCCTGCACTCGGTCCGGGAGGGGCTGGTGCTGCTGGACGGCGCCGGGCGGGTGGTGCTCTGCAACGACGCGGCCCGCGAACTGCTGGGCCTGTCCGGCGACTTGGACGGCGTACCGGTCCGCTCGCTCGGCCTGCCGCCCTCGCTGGTCCGGGCCCTCGGCTCGGCCGAGCCGGTCCGGGACGAGCTGCACCTGACCGCGGAGCGGGTGGTGGTGCTGAACACCTCGGCCGTCGGGCCCGGCCTCGGCACCGTGGTGACCCTCCGGGACCACACCGAACTCCAGGGCCTGGTCGGCGAGTTGGACTCGGTACGGGGCTTCGCCGAAGCGCTCGGCGCGCAGGCGCACGAGGCCGCCAACCGGCTGCACACGGTGGTCTCGCTGATCGAACTCGGCCGCCACCGCGAGGCGGTGGACTTCGCCACCGCCGAACTCGAACTCGCCCAGCAACTCACCGACCGGGTGGTCGCGGCGGTCGCCGAACCGGTGCTGGCCGCCCTGCTGCTCGGCAAGACCGCCCAGGCCGCCGAGCGCGGCGTCGAGTTGACCCTGACCGAGGACAGCCGGATCGACGACGGCGTGCTGCCGCCCGGCCTCACCCCGCGCGACCTGGTCACCGTGCTCGGCAACCTGGTCGACAACGCGGTGGACGCCGCGATCGAGAACGCCGCCGCCCGGGCCCCCGAAGTCACCGTCACCGCCCGGGTGGACGGGACCGAACTGCTGCTCCGGGTTGCCGACTCGGGCCCCGGCATCGAACCGGACGCCGCCGCCGAGGTGTTCGGCCGGGGCTGGACCACCAAGGCGGCCGACGGCGGCCGGGGGCTCGGCCTCGCGCTGGTCCAGCAGACCGCCCGGCGCAACGGGGGCACGGTGCAGGTCGGGCGCTCCGACGGCGCGGTGCCGGCGGCCGGTGCCGTGCTCACGGTGAGGCTCCCACTGCAGCGGGAGGCCGCGCGATGA